One stretch of Natronobacterium gregoryi SP2 DNA includes these proteins:
- the dnaG gene encoding DNA primase DnaG, whose translation MEDTSKYLIHADVTADGVVERSDVVGAIFGQTEGLLGDELDLRDLRQSQKVGRIDVEITSTGGKSHGHLTIATSLDKVETATLAASLETIDRVGPCRANFEVTELEDVRAAKRKAVVERAKELLETGFDDSVMTSEEILAEVRQHVRVEDITEYEALPAGPRVTDSDAIIVVEGRSDVLTLLQYGVKNAIAVEGTNVPDAVAELTRHRTVTAFLDGDRGGDLILEELAQVGDVDYVAFAPTGESVEELDHHQLFTALRNKVPYETVSGLNEPREAVAATDGSATPAPTPAGDRLEADAPIQSGESATVDASDASSSTVPSRPASKTGVGDADSEREAGAQEGTDEVEPETIYDHANAVIRDGTERVRFLDDDGETFDEADASEAYTTLEDAETVPTTILLDEILDQQLLDLAADRGVERIVARALGQFTNRPADVHIHAIDDVADETP comes from the coding sequence ATGGAAGACACCTCGAAATACCTCATTCACGCAGACGTCACGGCTGACGGGGTCGTCGAGAGAAGCGACGTCGTCGGCGCTATCTTCGGACAGACCGAGGGACTGCTGGGCGACGAACTCGATCTCCGCGACCTCCGACAGTCACAGAAAGTCGGTCGTATCGACGTCGAAATAACGAGCACCGGCGGCAAGTCACACGGCCACCTCACGATCGCTACGAGCCTCGACAAGGTCGAAACTGCGACTCTCGCCGCCTCTCTCGAGACGATCGACCGCGTCGGCCCCTGCCGCGCGAACTTCGAGGTGACCGAACTCGAGGATGTCAGGGCGGCAAAACGCAAGGCAGTCGTCGAGCGCGCGAAGGAACTGCTCGAGACGGGCTTCGACGACTCCGTGATGACGTCCGAAGAGATTCTCGCGGAGGTCCGCCAACACGTCCGCGTCGAGGACATCACCGAGTACGAAGCGCTCCCCGCCGGACCCCGGGTGACCGACAGCGACGCGATTATCGTCGTCGAAGGTCGATCGGACGTGCTTACCCTGCTGCAGTATGGTGTCAAAAACGCAATCGCGGTCGAGGGGACCAACGTCCCCGACGCCGTCGCCGAACTGACTCGCCACCGGACGGTTACCGCCTTCCTCGACGGCGACCGTGGTGGCGACCTCATTCTCGAGGAACTCGCTCAGGTTGGCGACGTCGACTACGTGGCCTTTGCTCCGACGGGCGAGTCTGTCGAGGAACTCGACCACCACCAACTGTTTACTGCCCTTCGGAACAAGGTTCCCTACGAGACGGTTTCGGGACTGAACGAACCACGCGAGGCCGTCGCTGCAACCGACGGCAGCGCGACACCAGCCCCGACGCCGGCAGGCGATCGACTCGAGGCCGACGCGCCGATCCAGTCCGGCGAGTCGGCGACGGTCGACGCGAGCGATGCGTCCTCGTCGACCGTCCCGTCTCGACCTGCGTCGAAGACCGGTGTCGGTGACGCCGACTCGGAACGGGAGGCCGGGGCGCAAGAGGGTACCGACGAGGTCGAGCCTGAAACGATCTACGACCACGCGAACGCGGTTATCCGTGACGGAACCGAGCGCGTTCGGTTCCTCGACGACGACGGTGAGACGTTCGACGAGGCCGACGCGAGTGAGGCGTATACGACTCTCGAGGACGCAGAGACGGTTCCGACGACGATTCTACTGGACGAGATACTTGATCAGCAGTTGCTCGATTTGGCTGCCGATCGGGGTGTCGAACGAATCGTCGCCCGCGCGCTCGGTCAGTTCACCAACCGTCCTGCAGACGTCCATATCCACGCGATCGACGACGTTGCCGACGAGACGCCGTGA
- a CDS encoding DUF92 domain-containing protein, whose translation MTEPVRRAGVFAALCTLSLVVPLLGPEVAGVIAAVLLLGTLAITDGPLFDLLAYPGDYEDSRLYGLFTFILAGVALGLLAVGTPMSIPVFVGTVFLVGYGNLAEQFVRVLTDDDGAHVTGFALAATAAGVVGQSAAFAITDSVAAVEAALPSIVFLAASGALLAALLRDVLLLYDDPIVMVSVGLLLWLLAELELTLGAAEIVAALAVTVALGYVSYALETASVAGMVTGVLLGLLTIVLGGYGWFVVLISFFAIGGLATKFRYERKKTLGVAEDNDGARGSGNVLGNAAVALAAVLGYAASSATLLPGGPDPTLFLFAFAGSVATAMSDTLSSEIGSVFETPRLITTLEPVEPGTDGGVTWQGEIAGIVGATIVAGISWWLFPEVDAVGAGIVLVAGFVGMTVDSLLGATLEGKLLGNQGVNFLATLSGAVVATALVSSLAIFG comes from the coding sequence GTGACGGAACCCGTTCGGCGAGCCGGCGTCTTTGCAGCCCTCTGTACGCTCTCGCTCGTCGTCCCGCTACTGGGACCGGAAGTCGCCGGGGTGATCGCGGCAGTCCTGTTGCTCGGCACGCTCGCTATCACTGACGGCCCGCTGTTCGATCTGCTCGCCTATCCCGGTGACTACGAGGACAGCAGGCTCTACGGCCTGTTCACGTTTATCCTCGCGGGAGTCGCGCTCGGGCTGCTCGCAGTCGGGACACCGATGTCGATCCCCGTTTTCGTCGGTACCGTCTTCCTGGTCGGGTACGGCAATCTCGCCGAACAGTTCGTCCGGGTATTGACCGACGACGACGGAGCCCACGTCACCGGATTTGCCCTCGCAGCGACGGCCGCGGGAGTCGTCGGACAGTCCGCAGCGTTCGCGATCACTGACTCGGTCGCGGCCGTCGAAGCGGCGCTGCCGAGCATCGTCTTCCTCGCCGCCAGCGGCGCATTGCTCGCCGCCCTGCTCCGAGACGTTCTCCTGCTCTACGACGATCCGATCGTCATGGTTTCGGTTGGGCTCTTGCTGTGGCTGCTGGCCGAACTCGAGCTCACACTCGGTGCCGCCGAAATCGTTGCAGCGCTGGCAGTCACCGTCGCGCTGGGATACGTCTCCTACGCGCTCGAGACAGCCTCGGTTGCTGGAATGGTCACCGGTGTTCTCCTTGGACTGTTGACGATCGTCCTCGGCGGATACGGCTGGTTCGTCGTTCTCATCTCGTTCTTCGCGATCGGCGGCCTGGCCACCAAGTTCCGCTACGAACGAAAGAAAACCCTGGGCGTCGCCGAGGATAACGACGGCGCTCGTGGCTCGGGCAACGTCCTTGGCAACGCCGCCGTCGCACTCGCAGCGGTTCTCGGCTACGCCGCCAGTTCGGCGACGCTGTTGCCCGGCGGGCCGGACCCGACCCTCTTTTTGTTTGCGTTTGCCGGCTCCGTCGCAACTGCGATGAGCGACACGCTCTCGAGCGAGATCGGGAGCGTCTTCGAGACGCCACGCCTGATCACGACCCTCGAGCCCGTCGAGCCCGGGACCGACGGTGGCGTTACCTGGCAAGGCGAGATCGCTGGCATCGTCGGTGCGACGATCGTCGCTGGTATCTCCTGGTGGCTGTTCCCCGAAGTCGACGCCGTTGGAGCAGGAATCGTCCTTGTAGCTGGGTTCGTCGGGATGACTGTCGACAGTCTCCTCGGGGCGACCCTCGAAGGAAAACTGCTCGGCAATCAGGGTGTGAACTTCCTCGCGACGCTGTCGGGTGCGGTCGTCGCCACGGCGCTCGTTTCGTCGCTCGCCATCTTCGGGTGA
- a CDS encoding undecaprenyl diphosphate synthase family protein encodes MGLYERYLALRIRRYDAAPPDHVALVITERDLLEQGAYDTLTDFFEWAVDYASLVTVYVSVLDLEAVPALRRELETIDAPREVAVRGPDDRMPADAPIQIGIGLGGKHEFTSAVQTLAESVDAGELELDAIDDEAVERHLVFPAEPDLVIKTGAERLSDFMIWQSVYSELYFTDVNWRDFRKRDFLRAVKEYCNRSRRFGQ; translated from the coding sequence GTGGGCCTGTACGAACGCTATCTCGCGCTCCGGATTCGCCGCTACGACGCCGCCCCGCCGGACCACGTCGCACTCGTTATCACGGAGCGCGACCTGCTCGAGCAGGGTGCCTACGACACCCTGACCGATTTCTTCGAGTGGGCTGTCGACTACGCGTCGCTCGTGACCGTCTACGTAAGCGTCCTCGATCTCGAGGCCGTGCCGGCCCTACGGCGGGAACTCGAGACGATCGACGCGCCCCGCGAGGTTGCCGTCCGTGGTCCCGACGACAGGATGCCGGCGGACGCACCGATCCAGATCGGGATCGGGCTCGGCGGCAAACACGAGTTCACGAGCGCGGTCCAGACGCTCGCGGAGAGCGTCGACGCGGGCGAACTCGAGCTCGACGCGATCGACGACGAGGCCGTCGAGCGCCATCTCGTCTTTCCTGCAGAGCCGGATCTGGTGATCAAGACCGGCGCGGAACGACTCTCGGATTTCATGATCTGGCAGTCCGTCTACTCGGAACTGTACTTCACCGACGTCAACTGGCGGGACTTCCGCAAGCGGGACTTCCTGCGGGCGGTCAAAGAGTACTGTAACCGGTCGCGACGGTTCGGGCAGTGA
- a CDS encoding cation:proton antiporter, translating into MPLLMFDSLAGFPLEDPIYVFTLSLAVFLVGPLLIKRLGQPGIVGIVLFGVVIGPDGTGLVAHSDAIELLGTVGLVYLLFTVGLELNLRGFFRAPENAALFGLASFFLPLTAGVVVCTTVLGFEFWPALLLSAVFASHTLLAYPIVNRYDITQNDAVTAVFGGILFTDTLALTLLAIVLGVAEGGGLSPLLIGQVVGSLVILFATVWLVVPPIARWFFYNLSDESYFEFLFVLVVVFAGASLAEILGLDGILGAFIAGVAFNRLIPQGNTLMNRIEFVGNAFFIPFFLLHVGMLVDVGVILDGPRTLQVAAVIVVTMLVTKFVAAWVVGGILSFDLTERAVMFGLSSGQAAAALAITLLGVEAGLFGAAELNAVVLMLLVTALVSPWVTERYSQQLALSDDTDLEGEDVADPRILLPLPPDSENRRDLLEFGFVLRDDSGTNPIHLLSVVRPNWSGKTEANVETVERQLDDLAEFAYAAEAPLEIETRVNHNVASGIARGAVETRSDLVILGWTPSKTFGEKVFGSIIDQVLDRTTIPVYVTHFGHPVNTTGHIRVVVPRGLDHHDGFYEGVYKIKRLADKLGVPITVYVFEERTHRYEQLFDLVEIDISAEFETVSDWDELQSDLQTASEPTDLVVTLSPRGGGVGWDDELETLPNRLVELPSQSFVVSYLREGEPDYDSQFLRID; encoded by the coding sequence ATGCCCCTACTCATGTTCGACTCACTGGCCGGGTTCCCGCTCGAGGACCCCATCTACGTGTTCACGCTCTCGCTTGCGGTCTTTCTCGTTGGACCGTTACTCATCAAGCGACTCGGTCAACCGGGAATCGTCGGCATCGTTCTCTTCGGTGTGGTGATCGGCCCCGACGGAACCGGGCTGGTCGCACACAGTGACGCGATCGAACTGCTCGGGACCGTCGGGCTGGTCTATCTCCTCTTTACCGTCGGCCTCGAGCTCAACCTCAGGGGGTTCTTTCGTGCACCCGAAAACGCCGCTCTCTTTGGGCTGGCGAGTTTCTTCCTGCCACTGACCGCTGGCGTGGTCGTCTGTACGACCGTGCTCGGGTTCGAGTTCTGGCCGGCACTCTTGCTCTCTGCGGTGTTTGCCTCCCACACACTGCTTGCCTACCCCATCGTCAACCGCTACGACATCACGCAAAACGACGCCGTGACGGCCGTCTTCGGTGGCATTCTCTTTACCGATACGCTCGCGCTGACGCTGCTGGCGATCGTCCTCGGCGTCGCCGAGGGTGGTGGACTCTCACCGCTTTTGATCGGCCAGGTGGTCGGTTCGCTCGTGATCCTGTTCGCGACAGTCTGGCTCGTCGTCCCACCGATCGCACGCTGGTTTTTTTACAACCTCTCCGACGAGAGCTACTTCGAGTTCCTCTTCGTCCTCGTGGTCGTCTTCGCAGGCGCGAGCCTCGCCGAGATCCTCGGCCTCGACGGCATCCTTGGGGCCTTCATTGCTGGCGTCGCTTTCAACCGCCTGATTCCGCAGGGGAACACGCTGATGAACCGTATCGAGTTCGTCGGCAACGCCTTTTTCATCCCGTTTTTCCTCCTTCACGTCGGCATGCTCGTCGACGTCGGCGTTATTCTCGACGGCCCACGGACACTCCAAGTCGCAGCCGTGATCGTCGTGACCATGCTGGTCACGAAGTTCGTCGCCGCCTGGGTCGTCGGCGGCATTCTCTCTTTCGACCTGACCGAACGCGCCGTCATGTTCGGTCTCTCGAGCGGACAGGCAGCCGCCGCGCTAGCGATCACTCTCCTCGGCGTCGAAGCTGGCCTCTTCGGTGCTGCCGAACTCAACGCCGTCGTCTTGATGCTACTCGTGACCGCGCTGGTCAGCCCGTGGGTGACCGAGCGGTACAGTCAACAACTCGCGCTTTCCGACGATACCGATCTGGAGGGTGAAGACGTCGCCGACCCGCGAATCCTGCTCCCGCTCCCACCCGACTCGGAGAATCGACGCGACCTCCTCGAGTTCGGGTTCGTGTTGCGCGACGACTCCGGAACCAACCCGATTCATCTGCTCTCGGTCGTCCGGCCGAACTGGAGCGGTAAGACGGAAGCGAACGTCGAGACCGTCGAGCGCCAACTCGACGACCTCGCCGAGTTCGCCTACGCGGCTGAAGCGCCACTCGAGATCGAAACCCGGGTCAACCACAACGTCGCGTCCGGGATCGCACGCGGCGCGGTCGAGACGCGGTCTGACCTCGTCATCCTGGGCTGGACCCCGAGCAAGACGTTCGGCGAGAAGGTGTTTGGCAGCATCATCGATCAGGTGCTCGATCGGACCACGATCCCAGTCTACGTCACGCACTTTGGCCACCCAGTCAACACGACAGGGCACATCCGCGTGGTCGTCCCTCGAGGCCTCGACCACCACGATGGATTCTACGAGGGTGTCTACAAGATCAAACGGCTGGCAGACAAACTCGGCGTTCCGATCACCGTCTACGTCTTCGAGGAACGAACTCACCGCTACGAGCAGTTGTTCGATCTCGTAGAAATCGACATCTCGGCCGAGTTCGAGACCGTCTCGGACTGGGACGAACTGCAGTCTGACCTCCAGACAGCCTCCGAACCGACCGACCTCGTCGTGACGCTGTCGCCACGAGGCGGCGGCGTCGGTTGGGACGACGAACTCGAGACGCTTCCGAACCGACTCGTCGAACTGCCGTCGCAATCGTTCGTCGTGTCCTACCTCCGCGAGGGCGAGCCCGACTACGACTCGCAGTTCCTCCGGATCGACTGA
- the uppS gene encoding polyprenyl diphosphate synthase, with translation MNRWLHQRVDAVYERLLSREIDGAPTHVAVIQDGNRRYARRQGGDASEGHRAGAETTERVLEWCQDIGVEELTLYAFSTENFERPDEENEALFDLLCEKLREFADADRVHDNEVCIRAIGETELLPERVQEVVDYAERRTRDYDRFVLNIALAYGGRSRLLEATRAVASEVEAGELEPDEIDVETIERQLYDRPVRDVDLIIRTGGDERTSNFLPWHANGNEAAVFFCTPYWPEFSKTDFLRGIRTYEHRAESWRRTRARRALALLGALGETELPEARSVVDRFRDSLPTSERPVEGELSMAEDVDGEPVAD, from the coding sequence ATGAATCGGTGGCTCCACCAGCGCGTCGACGCGGTCTACGAGCGGTTGCTCTCCCGAGAGATCGACGGCGCGCCGACACACGTCGCGGTGATCCAGGACGGGAACCGCCGGTATGCCCGCCGGCAGGGCGGCGACGCTTCCGAGGGCCACCGAGCGGGCGCGGAGACGACCGAACGCGTCCTCGAGTGGTGCCAGGACATCGGCGTCGAGGAACTGACGCTGTATGCGTTCTCGACGGAGAACTTCGAACGACCCGACGAGGAAAACGAGGCGCTGTTCGACTTACTCTGTGAGAAACTCCGCGAGTTCGCCGACGCCGACCGCGTCCACGACAACGAAGTCTGTATTCGGGCGATCGGCGAGACGGAGTTGCTCCCCGAACGCGTCCAAGAAGTCGTCGACTACGCCGAACGCCGCACCCGCGACTACGACCGGTTTGTGCTCAACATCGCGCTTGCCTACGGCGGTCGCTCGAGACTGCTCGAGGCGACCAGAGCCGTCGCAAGCGAGGTCGAGGCAGGCGAACTCGAGCCCGACGAGATCGATGTCGAGACGATCGAACGGCAGCTGTACGACCGACCGGTCCGAGACGTCGACCTGATCATCCGGACCGGTGGGGACGAACGCACCTCGAACTTCCTGCCGTGGCACGCCAACGGCAACGAGGCCGCGGTCTTTTTCTGTACGCCTTACTGGCCGGAGTTCTCGAAGACCGACTTCCTGCGGGGCATTCGCACCTACGAACACCGAGCCGAATCGTGGCGGCGCACTCGAGCGCGGCGGGCACTCGCGTTGCTGGGCGCGCTCGGCGAGACGGAACTGCCCGAAGCCCGGTCGGTCGTCGACCGCTTTCGCGACTCGTTGCCGACCTCTGAACGGCCCGTGGAGGGCGAACTCTCGATGGCCGAAGACGTCGACGGCGAGCCAGTCGCTGACTAA
- a CDS encoding DUF5778 family protein, whose amino-acid sequence MADALDDDIYQRTKALLEPGEIKLNGAVVHTEYDGGDDVKMMQATIDVGDVIAAHSGHDPNDCYVYSGNDDPDFSSNQHQGLTLDDEEFVWECQQLLRDGSFDIVIYYRASADHGAILDEIQELGFDVTGVEGE is encoded by the coding sequence ATGGCAGACGCGCTCGACGACGACATCTATCAGCGAACGAAAGCACTGCTCGAGCCGGGCGAGATCAAACTCAACGGTGCAGTCGTCCACACGGAGTACGACGGGGGCGATGACGTCAAGATGATGCAGGCGACAATCGACGTCGGCGACGTCATTGCGGCCCACTCGGGGCACGATCCGAACGACTGTTATGTCTACTCGGGGAACGACGATCCGGACTTCTCTTCGAACCAGCACCAGGGGCTTACACTCGACGACGAGGAGTTCGTCTGGGAGTGCCAGCAACTGTTGCGCGACGGAAGCTTCGATATCGTCATCTACTATCGGGCCAGCGCCGATCACGGGGCGATTCTCGACGAGATCCAAGAGCTTGGGTTCGACGTGACGGGCGTCGAAGGTGAGTGA
- the hemA gene encoding glutamyl-tRNA reductase, producing MTNAGVVTAARVTHDSGSVDDIAAASPESQRTAVTTLCSLPEIEEGYVLSTCNRVEAYAVANDSAVGQAALEEFFAGVDDDAVVQTGHRASLRHLLRVATGLESVVLGEDQIIGQVRDAYEDARSAGGIGPMLEAAVTKAIHVGERARTETEINEGVVSLGSAATKLASRELSLAGTTSLVVGAGEMGQLAARSLADAAVDELLLSNRTVSRARHLAAELETDAGEDVETRALPLESLSMVASSADVVVTATGSDDPVLGPGHLEDGDAKQVVVDLGQPRDVAPAANSLPNVTVYDLDDLESVTKETRRQRAEAAREVEVMVDEELELLQEQYKRARADEVIAAMYESANQIKDRELEKAFSRLEDDGLSDDQREVVESMADTVVNQLLAPPTRCLREAAAEDDWETINTALQLFDPHFGDEIEPLPFDGTPAGDVSLEADGD from the coding sequence GTGACCAACGCCGGCGTCGTCACTGCCGCACGAGTAACTCACGATAGCGGTAGTGTCGACGACATCGCTGCCGCCAGTCCGGAGAGTCAACGGACTGCGGTCACGACGCTTTGCTCGCTCCCCGAGATCGAAGAGGGATACGTCCTCTCGACGTGCAACCGCGTCGAAGCTTATGCCGTCGCAAACGACAGTGCAGTCGGCCAGGCAGCCCTCGAAGAGTTCTTCGCCGGCGTCGACGACGATGCCGTCGTCCAGACCGGCCACCGGGCGAGCCTGCGTCACCTTCTGCGAGTCGCGACGGGCCTCGAGTCGGTCGTTCTCGGCGAAGACCAGATCATCGGACAGGTCCGCGACGCCTACGAAGACGCCCGCAGTGCCGGCGGTATCGGCCCGATGCTCGAGGCCGCCGTTACGAAAGCAATCCACGTCGGCGAGCGTGCTCGGACCGAGACCGAAATCAACGAGGGCGTCGTCTCCCTTGGCTCGGCTGCGACGAAACTCGCTTCGAGAGAACTCTCCCTCGCGGGAACGACATCGTTGGTCGTCGGTGCTGGCGAGATGGGACAACTCGCTGCCCGGAGCCTCGCCGACGCCGCCGTCGACGAACTACTGCTCTCGAACCGAACCGTCTCGCGTGCCAGACATCTCGCCGCCGAACTCGAGACCGACGCCGGCGAGGACGTCGAGACTCGCGCACTCCCGCTTGAATCGCTCTCGATGGTTGCCAGCAGCGCGGACGTCGTCGTCACTGCGACCGGCAGCGACGACCCCGTCCTCGGACCCGGGCATCTCGAAGACGGCGACGCCAAGCAGGTCGTCGTCGATCTCGGCCAGCCCCGCGACGTCGCACCGGCCGCCAACTCGCTCCCGAACGTCACCGTCTACGATCTCGACGATCTCGAGTCAGTTACCAAGGAGACTCGACGGCAGCGTGCCGAGGCTGCCCGCGAGGTCGAGGTGATGGTCGACGAGGAACTCGAACTGCTCCAGGAGCAGTACAAGCGCGCTCGCGCCGACGAGGTTATCGCTGCGATGTACGAATCGGCGAACCAGATCAAGGATCGGGAACTCGAGAAAGCGTTTTCTCGACTCGAAGACGACGGACTTTCTGACGACCAGCGCGAGGTCGTCGAATCCATGGCCGATACCGTGGTGAATCAACTGCTCGCACCACCGACACGGTGTCTACGCGAAGCGGCCGCCGAAGACGACTGGGAGACGATCAACACGGCCCTGCAGCTGTTCGACCCCCACTTCGGTGACGAGATCGAGCCGTTGCCGTTCGACGGAACCCCCGCCGGAGACGTTTCACTCGAGGCCGACGGCGACTGA
- a CDS encoding 4a-hydroxytetrahydrobiopterin dehydratase — protein MADLLSDDEIEERIPEEWHREDDEIARTYEFDDYLHGVNFAQMVGEIAEAQFHHPEIVVRYKEVEVRLTSHEEGGITDQDVEMAELIDSERESGA, from the coding sequence ATGGCTGACTTGCTTTCCGACGACGAAATCGAGGAGCGCATTCCCGAGGAGTGGCACCGCGAGGACGACGAAATCGCCAGAACCTACGAGTTCGACGACTACCTCCACGGCGTCAACTTCGCCCAGATGGTCGGTGAGATCGCCGAAGCCCAGTTCCATCATCCCGAAATCGTCGTTCGCTACAAAGAGGTCGAGGTTCGCCTGACGTCTCACGAAGAGGGCGGGATCACCGATCAGGACGTCGAGATGGCCGAACTGATCGACTCCGAACGAGAGAGTGGGGCCTGA
- the lwrS gene encoding LWR-salt protein, translating to MQAHYAFRVTIRLESTTPSVSIDPATAETTVTVYRQAPEPETKGWLFFRNALWRGEVADHEHARGLAEEWLGDGFEVESVAFSELRTDEAYLEAFEDAIAADLGAFKASTVSEVRSKYLGSSIRVVDG from the coding sequence ATGCAAGCCCACTACGCGTTCCGGGTGACGATCCGTCTCGAGAGTACGACGCCGTCGGTGTCGATCGATCCGGCAACGGCCGAGACGACTGTCACCGTCTACCGACAGGCTCCAGAACCGGAGACGAAAGGGTGGCTGTTCTTCCGGAACGCCCTCTGGCGCGGCGAGGTAGCGGACCACGAACACGCACGCGGGCTCGCCGAGGAGTGGCTCGGTGACGGCTTCGAGGTCGAGTCAGTCGCGTTCAGCGAACTCCGGACCGACGAGGCCTACCTCGAGGCGTTCGAGGACGCAATCGCGGCGGATCTCGGTGCGTTCAAGGCGTCGACCGTCTCGGAAGTACGCTCGAAGTATCTGGGCTCGAGTATCAGAGTCGTCGACGGTTGA
- a CDS encoding HAD family hydrolase: MVSEYDFWLLDLDGTLVDVEWSYTRGVFDRVGDRLGHEFSDREAEIIWNGLTGSRDYQLREWGIDPGAFWDAFHAEEDPLVRAEQTYLHDDAAFVADLDEPVGLVTHCQEFLCEPVLDELDIHDWFDAKLCCTEQTGWKPDPAPVEYVMNELGVGYNGHQGVLAGDGACDVGAAWNAGIDAIHVERIGHERRGRCVLGDYRVQSFDELEFPQ; this comes from the coding sequence ATGGTCTCCGAGTACGATTTCTGGCTGCTCGATCTCGACGGAACTCTCGTCGACGTCGAGTGGTCGTACACTCGCGGCGTGTTCGACAGGGTAGGTGACCGGCTTGGACACGAGTTCAGTGATCGCGAGGCCGAGATCATCTGGAACGGGCTCACCGGCTCTCGTGACTACCAGCTCAGAGAGTGGGGGATCGATCCCGGCGCATTCTGGGACGCGTTCCACGCCGAGGAAGACCCTCTCGTTCGCGCCGAGCAGACTTACCTCCACGATGACGCTGCGTTCGTCGCCGACCTGGACGAACCGGTTGGTCTGGTCACACACTGCCAGGAGTTCCTCTGTGAGCCCGTGTTGGACGAACTCGACATCCACGACTGGTTCGACGCGAAACTGTGCTGTACCGAACAGACGGGGTGGAAGCCAGACCCCGCGCCGGTCGAATACGTGATGAACGAACTCGGTGTCGGCTACAACGGCCACCAGGGTGTCCTCGCGGGTGACGGGGCATGCGACGTCGGTGCAGCCTGGAACGCCGGCATCGACGCGATTCACGTCGAACGAATCGGTCACGAACGACGCGGCCGGTGTGTGCTCGGTGACTACCGCGTCCAGTCGTTCGACGAACTCGAGTTTCCCCAGTGA
- a CDS encoding helix-turn-helix domain-containing protein, with amino-acid sequence MSTIAELRLSAADTTLETTFEHVPDATFELESSVSKSRPSLWVADADRKRIESAFETDPVVVATELLVETDERLLFDVRFADGEGIHRLYEGLLVDGGSLLEAWGANGWWQIKTRFPDRDALCTGYDRLADQGIDADLRRVTDVHDRTEIDTRLTPEQREALEAALEYGYFEIPRRISMEELAEELGISHQALSERFRRAYETLVNDELEPANRTHSNN; translated from the coding sequence ATGTCGACGATCGCGGAACTCCGGCTTTCGGCGGCTGATACGACACTCGAGACGACGTTCGAACACGTTCCGGACGCGACGTTCGAACTCGAGTCGTCCGTCTCGAAGAGTCGGCCATCACTGTGGGTGGCAGACGCCGACCGCAAGCGGATCGAAAGCGCGTTCGAGACCGATCCTGTCGTGGTCGCCACCGAGTTGCTGGTCGAGACCGACGAGCGACTGCTATTCGACGTCCGGTTCGCCGACGGCGAGGGAATCCACCGACTCTACGAAGGATTGCTCGTCGACGGCGGCTCGTTGCTCGAGGCCTGGGGAGCAAACGGCTGGTGGCAAATCAAGACCCGGTTCCCCGACCGGGACGCACTCTGTACCGGCTACGACCGACTCGCCGACCAGGGGATCGACGCGGATCTTCGACGAGTGACCGACGTCCACGACCGAACGGAAATCGACACACGTCTAACTCCCGAACAGCGGGAAGCGCTCGAGGCAGCCCTCGAGTACGGGTACTTCGAGATTCCTCGCCGGATCTCGATGGAGGAACTGGCAGAGGAACTGGGAATCTCCCATCAGGCACTGTCCGAACGGTTCCGGCGGGCCTACGAGACGCTGGTCAACGACGAACTCGAGCCGGCGAACCGGACTCACAGTAACAACTGA